The Culex quinquefasciatus strain JHB chromosome 2, VPISU_Cqui_1.0_pri_paternal, whole genome shotgun sequence genome contains the following window.
aggTATGAATTATGCAGACTATTGGGGGAAGATCTTCCTGGAAGGAAATGCAATTATTAGATTGCGAGGAGAAAACCCTGGATTTGAATTCACCAAGGTCGTCGAAAATGCCGCTGTGGAAATGAttgtaaatttaaagaaatttaagaagagtaaggccgatgcaagtgctgaaaagctgaacttttcaacactaatTTCAGTtcgtttgtttaaaaaatttcaaactgcAAACATCAGAACAACTTTTTATTTCAGTTAAGCCACAAGATTTAAGTTGGTTTCCTTCCAAAACCTCTTCAAAATATTCTAACTACAAAATGAAACTTTTCTGCAGGACTGTTGGCAAGCCAACGAGTCATGGTTTACCAGCTTCTTCACGACACAAATATGACAAATGTTTCCGAGGGGTGGGCACGCCTTTCTAGAAAATAAAATGAGCAAATCGTTCCCCACCCGAGTCCTCGTACGACTGCTCTGCGTACGTGATTTCTGCCTTATTTGGCCAATTATTTTTGATGGTACAGTTTCATGCATGTCGTACTAGCCATACTGCAGAATCCCCCCAAACGGCGAATGATGTGGTCGATTTTTGCTTAGATCGACACTTTTGCCTCGTAAGTTTTGGTTGGTGCCCGGAATGGGGGTTAGCAGGGACCAATCGATACTGCACCGATCCTGGTAGGAAAGGGTTTGGGAGGGAAAGGTCACATGCGTAACTTGCATGAAACGTTGCAACATGTTGACGCCAAAACGATGACAGCGATAATATTGGCATGTTTAGGAGATGTCCTGGCCGCAGGTTTGACTTTCGTGCGGTGGATAGATTGGGCCTGgagataaatatttttatcttgcAATTTCTGGAGTGGGATAATTTGTgatgaaacacatttttatcgAAGGTGaactttaatattaaaaaaaaaacatgtcgaATAAGATTCtaaataaccaaaaatacaaaataatatgGAAAATAAGTCACAAATCATTTGTAATTCAACCAGATCTCGTCAACCATTACGAATATTTTGCTACAATGTTGCACTTTCATTCATGATTTCCTCCCTTTCCAGGAACTAACTGGTGTAACAAAAACGTGCTACAAGTGCCCTGCAACAAACTGTCAAACAACCAATGCTAGCGTAACACCAGAAAAGAACTCGTTTCCCCCTGTGTAACGCCATCACACGCGCGCTACAAAAGCATGTTGCGTGACATTGAAGCAACAGTGTTGCATCGGTTGGTGAGCGTCTCGGGAAAGGTTACACTGCGTTATGTTGCAAGTAGGCTCGTAGCTGTCACAAAGCACTTGTTGCACGAACATGTTCCCACTCTAACTTTTGGGGGGGGAGCGGGCGTTAATCGGGCATCCCCAGTGCCAGTTCAGATCCCTTATCCAAAACTCAATCcgcgaaaatgttgattttatatttGCACACGCACACCAATAAAAATCGTGCACGCCGAAACGCACACTCTCTCTTTTTTTCGTAACGcgcgaactgtcaaacattttcgtttgaacttttcagtcagttggaaaaaaatgttgattaaatttTGTGCTTTGTTCGGCAGATTACAGgtaaatttaaaagtttcatgtttctATAAGTTATGTTACTTAATTAATTGAAATTCCTCTTTTTCCCAACACAAGGTTTCGTTTTTTTGCCCTCGAAGACGGAACGGCATCGCAACTCCTTCCGAAGCCGGCTACACAACGGGAACGCGCACCACCGGCGAACAAAACGGTCAACATGGACATCTGAACGAGTCCTTGAACCGACCCAACGGTGGCCTCTCTCGCCTATCCGTCGTCAGGACACTACACGTGCGGAAACAGGTTCGTTGGACCGAGATTCATCGAAGAGGAACCGTAGTGGATTGCCACCGGCTGAGAACGAGAAGCA
Protein-coding sequences here:
- the LOC119767693 gene encoding uncharacterized protein LOC119767693; translation: MLIKFCALFGRLQVSFFCPRRRNGIATPSEAGYTTGTRTTGEQNGQHGHLNESLNRPNGGLSRLSVVRTLHVRKQVRWTEIHRRGTVVDCHRLRTRSRQADGINANNFEEFTKIDSILGHRHQLRPIRIALQLVVPPYSPAGELSPDVPVKQRSFWQQLSPAAAAAEPAPAAPGCVTRGINP